The genomic stretch CCttaaattgtgcgccctaaattcctaagatccttgaaagggttagttaaatcatgttatgcttatgatgtcatgatgatgttatgcgaatgcagttcattaggcaaagCGTGAGACAGTAAGGgcgaacaagtccttttaacaaaacctgcaaggaaacgaaggttagtagcaaacacaggcaagtcacgcaagtcacacaagtcacacaatttttggcttaaggcttgcatggggtctgatcaggtgtctttcccaagggtatttctatggataaggagatttcagcaacgggttctacaagttatccagaattgtcagcccttctaaagcaccctcggacatgatgcattcgcaccatgcaatgatactttgagaaagaacctatctgaattgtagcatcgggtagcgactagttcttaacatttgtcaagagtagtccccccactacgttcctaaaggccaggatgggttaagggtaactaaaggtccttgagctccggcgcacccacagacacatacatagacccccctcatttgagaaaggtgtgcatatgctatggagtcctaactcaagcgtgaacttcatattgactcatctcccacatatgtgaaagaggtcgccatgactatgtcactcctaatcttaagtgttcttgaatccgggaataggattcgtccttcaattttcccaaaacagccctgaaaaacaagcaaagcaaacaatagaaaacaattaagtgattcctaaacttttaaggtaacccctcttttatcgaaaagtccccagcagagtcgctagttctgtaatacggtgaactgactttttatcgatcgaaatgtcacggttaagcatgagtcgccaccgacttttattttatccaaacaaattcagaaaggctaaaagaaacagaaaaaacctttaaaagaaatctaagttcggggggtaatttatgcaaagggaaggtgtaaggctccctttgcatccatggttttccatgggctcttaattgctttgctcgctcgttttcagaaaatgtagacgaaagaggaaaaatggactttagctcgtaaatgagcgtagcccgtttttttgaagaattttgagaaagaatatagaaaatagagcatggcaaggcaattacgggcaattaccttaaactcaaatGATAGGTCTCtatttagcctttcagaatgaaagggtcaatccttgccataagtgggcaggaagcctttcgtttggaggtagaagggtcatcgaattatcattcgctcaaagactgacccatgccatagagaggcaggtagtctaaggggaaggatcagaatagcctttcgtaggcaaccagaagatacctcagccttttctgtaggcaacttccgagggtcgaggtcatgttagtgtatcgaaggcagcatcattagggaccatgacctttaatcgaggcaacatggctgaggtatcctcgtattcgagggactggctattctgcacaaaatacaaggcaacaaggaaacaggcaacaaggcaacagagagggttacccaaaagtgtgcgtgtgtgcaccaatcacgtgattcaattcggaatatattatcttataattaaatggctctaattcagttcaagattgcactccctaaattactaaccacgcaatttaaataatataatcacacaaatacgggggagggaaattgtaaccagcggatcccttaatagggtttggcacaagtaataataacaGAAAAGAGTTAGGgcttagggttaccaacactcgtagccttggcggtcaacaacccctgaaaattgaaaaggaaagaataaacagaagagagtgagtgtattatcaggTTCGGAGGCAAACTTTATTAACtcttaaaaaacaaaagaataaagaaattaaaagtaaatgaatgaagagtacttagcttggcatttgccctgacagggttggtgggcaaaggtttgcctgaagcattgactctgaccatctgagaattgacaaaagaaataacaaggcgtgagtgtacagacagttcattgatatttaagaataaaccctaattaaataaaagggaggaaagtatttaaataattaaagattaagacttagcttttgaattcgacgtggcgcgttgtcggagtgaaccctgttgataaccctgaaaaggcaaggcacaaaaGAAAGTCTTTCAGTGTATATGAATGTTCGtcacaaaccctgattagggcatagtttaaataagaaaatacccACGATTAAGAAAATACCaacgatttaaattaattattggtctcacgacctaattaatttaatcgggaCAAGAAATAAAATCGAGTGCCAAAAATGCTTTTTATGACTTTTTAtgaatttttgtgaatttttatgaattaaatagaattataaaataaattattcaattaaaaaacaaataaaatattagttataaaataatatgaacaaaattaaaaaactattttattgttatgaaaatatttttagaagaaaacaaaataaactaaagtatatatatatatatatatatatatatatatatatatatatatatatatatatatatatatatatatatatatatatatatatatatatattaataaataaaattggttgcataattaaaagtaaaaaaaattgcaaaaaaaaacttATCTTGATCGTATGTGGCACGCGCTGAAGGCATATGGTGGACCTGCATGCTTCTTGTGCATTGGATGGAACTGGGAGACAATCATGTGGCCTAGAGAGTGAAGGATCATGGTATCACATGTTTCCCGACGCACCGGATCCCAAGAACTAACCAGACGCGCGCGCCAAAAAGACGTTCGAATGGGCCAATCACGTGTGGCCACGTCTTCGTCCCTGACCTCAAGATTCTGCAACCGCGCTTATTACGGTGTTTTTTGATTTGAAGCGCTGTAAAAAGCGCTGCacatgaaactaaaaaaaaaatagcGAATATGGCTAAACGATCACATAAATTTGGCGCACCCATACCATTGAATTCGTCTCATTCTCACGAACATGATCATGGTGTTGGTTAAGCTCAATTTCGCCTGTGGATAAAAACCCTAAATCGAACCAAGAACCCTAATAATGGCTGCATGCTCATACCGACCTTAAATCATTCCAAACTTTCCAGAAACGATCATTAgatgataacaaacacaaatatgcaattaattTTGAATGATAATGTATGTATGATGCAAATCGACTCAAATTCAAAAGTGACAAATCGAGAGAGATGCGCGTGTGTTCTTGAGGTTCTGGGCTTTGTAACTGATTGGGAAAGCTTCCTTGAAGGTCCAGGAACGATTTGAGATCAACTGGAAACCTTGAATTGGCTTGTATCTCAAATTTGGAATTTGAGTTTTTGAGGAATTTTCTTGACTCGGGTTTGAGGTTTCTTGCTGCAGAATCCGTAACCCTTGCCTCTGATCTTGTTATGTATATATAGGAGAGTGAATTAGGGTGAATCCTTTGAGTCAAATCTTTTGGTAGCTTGATTtgtaagtttgagaaatttgattggaaatatgctATTGAATCCTTCTATATTTGGCCTTGATTGATTCAATCTATTCCCATTTACCAACTGTACGAAAATTGATTGATTTTGGAGAATATTTGCTGATCAAAATAGATCCAAAACacatcttttataaaatatttgattttttagtaatttacttgattttaatcatttttaaatgaattaaaaattcataataaatcacataaatcaaataatttcgtGGGAAATAGATTTTGGGTCTTTGGATActtgggaatcaagattgaaccaaaataatttgggcccatttgcaaaaacttcaaattccttcacatttttccctccaaaatagtccaactttgccAAGGCCTACCTCTCTCAATTTTTgtggtatggaggtgttctaggactttttagaaaccttagggagtcctctaaccagtgtctttggtctcatatcaaaatcattttccatgctcattttatgtccttttgaaaaaagtgtctttttgttgacttttgaaaaggacctataatgttttagtccatatatctcaaatgaagcatttttagacttggcatgtgagacacaattttgtagagaatcaaatttccttcaaaatgagctttggatggaaaattgtggatgttccatgtgagagttatggctggtcaaagtttagttgacttttcctatacaaaaccctaatttagaaactttttgatttgttgatttctgatctttccttgatgaaccatgatcaattcttgatcaaatggtgaatgatacttcaatatgaggatcttgacaaaaaatcaggagttttgactttgctttgaccacagttgaccttTTGGATCAAtcggtcgactgttgactttccgaacttttgagtgaccagaactttgagatatgtcttgatacttgtcatggaggtaatgtgagaaatgttgagccatatgagatgcttggaagccattgattcagtgattttcctttgaaagaatcaaaccctagttcagagcctttgtataggagaatgtgtcttatgAGTTTTGCGCATTGATCtgattttgaataggagaaaatgtatgggcaaattttggggtatgacacttctgATGCGTTCAAAGAACTATTCCTTTGTATTTAAAAGGAGAATGGGAGTGAAATTGTAAAGATAAGAAGTGACCATGACAAGAAGTTTCAAAACTCCAAGGTCTCTGAATTTTACTATGTTGAAGGGATCAATCATCAGTTATCGATCTTCACAACCTTGTCTTCCGAATCTTCACAACTTGTTCTCGATAACCTTGTCTTCAGAACTTGGTCTTCATAATTTATGCCAAAATGTAAGAGCTTGAGAATCTTTAGAAGCTCCTTTATCATAGTCAGAGTCATAAGCTATTTAATGAGCATTTTATCATAAGCATAGTTAAAGAGCGTTCCAGAACTTGATTTGTCTATGTAAAGCTCACGTTGTAAATTTTCATGGTAAAAGTGTGTTGATTCCAAAAATTGATGATGTTACGCAACATACTATCAGAGTCAGAATCTGTAAGtaaaagctacacactagacgAAAATCATTAGGGTACAAAATTTTTCGCTAagaaataatatattgttatcatAAAAGCTAAAGGCCAAATACAGAACCAAATCTTATTCCTACAAACTGCTTACTAAATGTTTGCTTGCTATATATTTCTTTACACTATTTATATTGATGTTATTTCTCACCCCTTTGCTTTGATGTTGTCCACCATGGACATCTTGCAGATACTCAAGAGTGGAGTGTTGTTGTAAGTAGATGTTAGCCCCTGAAgttatttcttttagttttatcGTTATTTAGAAGTATTGCTCTTATCCTGTAACATCGGGGTtggaaatgtttgtttgcttattatgttttgtttaattgttttatttagtttatgttgaagttgttgagagaTGAATATGATAActctttattttcaaaaagttttattatattttgaagttTGAGACTAAAGGTCTAAGTtgcaatattttattaattgaaaaaaGATCGATACTTCCACAATGATATCCTGAGTGAAGGTGAGTGTGCAATGACAAGTGTTACACAACGTTACTATTTTCCGACGCGTCTTTGTTAAATGTTTGTATTGTTAAAGGATTATCGTTGGTGACACCTTAAATTGTCGTGTAATTATTAATATACAACTTTCATGGTTTGAGATGTTACataatggtatcagagcatgtcGTTATGTTCGGCAGGTTGTCTATGTTGTTTATTCCTTTgtatgtgacatgtgtgtgaaacactgacggtgtttgtttgtttttataaCTGCTTGCCAGCAGGAGCGAGATTGAAACAAGTGAGGGAGAAGCTTCAGCTTCTCAAAGATGTTTCAAGTGTGGAGTGTTGGTTCAGCAAGCCGATGATTGCAAGAGTTCAAGTGATGTCGAAGCGTTGTTGTTTTGCCGAACCCAAAGAGAATGCGAATTCGAGATTCCTGTCTGTCAATCACGTTGGGATGTATTTGAGGGAGAACGATCTTGTATTGTTGAGGTTTTCTTCTCAGAGAGTATAGAGCAATGTGAAGCCTAGTGATATGTCAATGGTGTGTAATTCCTAGTATTTCTACTGAAGATATATGTGACTTTTCCTTCAGAGCATGAATCTAAGTTCGACAAAGGTGAAAAGTTGACGTTTATATCTTCTAATCAAGTAGAAGAACTCTTTAAGGATGAGACGCAAATATTTGTGATGTTTGCTGCTTTGGAAATCGACAGTAAAGATACGATGATGGAGCTGCCAGTTGGGTGTGATTTTCCAAAAGTGTTTTCAGATTATATCAATAAGATTTACCGCCAGAGCACAAGGTGCAATTTGCCATCGACCTAGTACTAGATATGAGTCCAGATTGAACGGACGGATCATCTCCCACTTTTCTCACATCACCAGGTGGGAAGTTGTGCATTCCTACATTGAGGATTGAACACTTTCTTTCATCTTTATCTCGTACATGGGGATAATGTCATCGAGCCATTCAGAGTGTAGCTTGATCGTCATGTACCTAATGACATTTTCTTCTTCCATACGGGGGGTCACTGCACGACTTGTTTGTTGGACGTCATTTTCTTATACTTGGATAACATATGGGTGATCTCTTATGTACCTTTATCTCCCGGAGCAAGTGATGTGTCAGTTTAGCTATTTGCAGGTTATTCGGAGACCCCCCACAAAGTCCGTTTTTTCCACCATCAACTGTTGAGATCTTGATGCAATACTAGAGGATTTAAAGAGTCACTTGGTACTAGAGGAGTATTGCAAGGTTCTATAAGGAGTCACACTCTATCATGACACCAGAATTTTGAAAGACCACCTTAGTCAGCTAATCAAGATGTACTTAATGCAAGGGATGACCATACCGAAGACATGTCCGTGTATTAGGGAGGTGGAGAGATCAGACATAGAGGCAGGACTTTTTTAGAATGGCAGTCCCCAATTGACCTTCGTCGAAGCCATGATGGTCGATGCACGAAATGTCTTGCAGTACAGGTGGAGAAGGCAGGGGGTTAGACATACCCATTAGGCTTTTGTttggttatattattttatattttcgaaAGAACTTATATATGGTCGGTACATTTTGATAATTGTATGACTTTATCATAATTGTGTACCATGTCTGAATCAATTAATGTATGTGATTTTCTTCTAATTTATGGcctaaaaatgatttaaaatgtgTGTGCTTCGAAATATCAAATTTAgtgaataaaaacaaaacaattgagtACATaggatatttcggatatgcatctctgaatACACTCAAATAAcatacggagatgcatctctgaatacACTCAAATAACATATCGAAAAGACAAAGATTTGTTTGATTTTTGGTACATTCGAATATGCGTCTCAAAACGCATCAAAGACAATTTCATGTTTCCAATGGTCTGGGACACACCCCTAAGGATGAAAAAAATCCCCCTTTTCATAAAATCATGCTTAAAAATGAGTCCctattataaaaagaaaaaaaaaagaaagtaaaacaaGTATCTCTAAAAACATTTGTTCCAAAATCAGACATAACATCAATTCATGTTAACTCATTTGCGTCCAAAAGAAACTAGCGAATTAGGGAGGGCCGCTTTCATACCGTGTCTTTATCATGCGCATAGACCCTAATATCTAACGACTAACATCACAATCTAACTTCCTTTTCAACACTTACGTTAGGTGAATCTCTTTCTCCATTTGGTGAAATGCATTTTGAAAATAAGATTTTAACAAGTGCATTAGAAAGAAATACATTTTGAACATTATATTTTAACAAGTGTATAAGAAAGGGTCGTTACTCATATCCTGAAATACAATCACATGCCAAAAGTAACTCTTCCTCTACCTACCAACTGATTGATCATCAAGTAACCATGTTCACTGAAAATTTCATCTTTTCATGAAGAAAAAATTGGTATGACCATGGAACTTTGACATGCATCAAGTGAATTATAATTGTATATATGTTCGTACAACATTATCAGCCTACTGCAAAGGTGTACCCCCACCATCAGACATTAGAGATGCAGCGGCGGCAGCAGCAGTAGGAACAACACCAGTTGAAACGCCCGGTTTAGACAGATGAAGAAGCCTGAGAAATTGACACCAAAGAGTTGCATGTGTAAATGATCAAATTCATTATGAAGGAACAAACCAAAAAGATTAAGTGTCAAGTTGAGAAGAGTAGAAGATACTTACGGGGCAAGGTATTCGCAAAAGGATTGCATACCAGAAGCAACTTCGGTATAGTTTTCAGCAGTAGCAGGTGCTGTTACTTGGACAATCTGTATGCCAGGTGTTATTGGCACGGCCTCGTCAGTCGCATGCAGCTTCATCATTTTATTGACTGACGAAACCGTTACAGTGATTCGTGCTACGATGACATTTGCCACCTTATAATTGAACTGGAAGGAGAACCCCACCCTCAGCAGCTCATTGTCTAACTTGTACCCCAGTGTATAGAACATTCGAAGCACGTTCTTGCTTACTTTGCTTTCCACTACTGTCCTAACTAGAACTGAAATTTGATCAGCACCAGCACCCCTCATTGCACCACCTACATGTCTAACACTCCTGAAAAAGTCGTTAGGCACACGTTATATGGATATGGAAAAACTTCCAACAAATGATCCACTTGAAATTGCATTTTTACCATGAGGGTTCAGTTTGCTCCAGATCACATAAAAGTCGAACCTCTGAGGCAACTGTGCctagaaagtaaaataataaaattatgatcAATTTGACAAAACACCAGAATATGAAAACTTGACATCTAAGTTTTGCTCAAGAAAATTGGAAAATATTACTGACCAATGTAAATGCTTAAATGAAAATATTACTGTGCACTCGGAGGCAGGCACTGTATACAATTATATAATATGTGCGCATAAAACATTCAGAAAAGTGTTAGTCACTATATCTTAGTGGCCTGCTGCCAACTAAGTCTGGTTATCCGGAACTCACTTTCCAGGGATTCCAAAGAATCCTGGTTATTTCCTCATAATTCAAGAAATTTCAAAGATTACATTTGGACACTTGGAAAAGAGTACATTTAGCAAGGTTCTGGGGAGAAGTGCTTTGTGCTCAATTACTGTTTTGGTGGAGTTGTGTTTGAAACAGTGATGGAACATACTTGTTTATCTCTCTTTTCGATATTGTTCCTCTCACGAGCACTCTAAGGGGCTTGCTTTCCTAGTAGAAATGCAAGTAGAATATTTGAAGCCCTTATTTTGATGACTTTTGTTTCTCAAAATGTGAAttacatgtttattttttttaggaGAATGGTTCTTTTTCAGTCTTCATTTAAAGTCAAATTACGTTCATATAAAACAAATAGAGGAAATGTTATTGGCGACTGCATCTTAGTATCGGAAGTAAGCACTCACCGAGATTTGGACTGTTCTTAAGACAAATTTCATGGATCCTCAACCGTTCTCTTTTAACACCACATAGCCCCTGGAGAAGAATCTCAAGGGCCTCTACATGCTGCAAAAGAAAGAATCTTTTAACACCACATCTTGATAATCTTAAAGCACGGCTTATGGATCTAAAGCAAAAGAAAGATGAATTAATTCTTCATGTTCAAAGACTATTGTAATTTAGAGTCTTCCATCAAACAATCTTTAATTCTAATGAGCACAGAATAAATTAGGGACATGCAAATACGAGCAATGGTGACCATGAGATGTCATGTGGCGATTCCAAATCCAAACCAAATAGTAGGATATCATACCATCGTCTTCACGTATAACAAAGCTACTAGAAAAAAATACTAGACAATTGTTATAATCTTATAAAACATTAAATAGCTTCTTCAACTTATGAAAAAGGCAAAAACAAAACAAGAGTTTCATAGCCGATATAGCAGCACTTTAGTGGAGCGGGATTTTGACAGACCATTATTATTGCACGATACTGGACTTAGTAAGTATTGTTAAATACAGCTATAGAACAGTAACATAACAGAATTTGGATAAACCACTATTTTCCACAATACACAATTGACAGCATTGGAGCACACGGAAAATTATATTTTGAACATCAAAGTGAAATATGACATGATCACCTTTAGAACATATATTTAAAGAGAAACCaaacaaaaaatttcatacacCTTTGAAGTATTCCTCTATTTCATTAACCATATACTTGGATTATATGGCTGATATTTTCCTTGATCTACCCGTGATGGACACAGGATACTAAAAATGTGAGAATTGTG from Vicia villosa cultivar HV-30 ecotype Madison, WI linkage group LG4, Vvil1.0, whole genome shotgun sequence encodes the following:
- the LOC131595125 gene encoding mediator of RNA polymerase II transcription subunit 18-like, whose protein sequence is MECVVQGIIETQHVEALEILLQGLCGVKRERLRIHEICLKNSPNLGTVASEVRLLCDLEQTEPSWSVRHVGGAMRGAGADQISVLVRTVVESKVSKNVLRMFYTLGYKLDNELLRVGFSFQFNYKVANVIVARITVTVSSVNKMMKLHATDEAVPITPGIQIVQVTAPATAENYTEVASGMQSFCEYLAPLLHLSKPGVSTGVVPTAAAAAASLMSDGGGTPLQ